From one Salmo salar chromosome ssa09, Ssal_v3.1, whole genome shotgun sequence genomic stretch:
- the LOC100195362 gene encoding transforming growth factor-beta-induced protein ig-h3 precursor (The RefSeq protein has 1 frameshift compared to this genomic sequence), which produces MQHLTLLTLALTLIATICFAKSPYQSVLQHSRIRGRQHGPNVCAMQKIQGTDKKYFTNCKQWYHRKICGKPTVISYECCPGYEKLPGEKGCPAALPLVNIYNTLGVVGAATTKMYSERAQLREEIEGPGSFTFFAPSNQAWAALPNEILDALVSNVNIELLNALHYHMVNRRLTSEDLKHGSAFPSMYQDFNVHIHHYPNGIVTVNCARLVKTDQHATNGIVHVVDRVITAVTNDVHTFIDTDDDLETLRTAVAAAGLTQMLESDGHYTVFAPTNEAFEKIPPEMLNRILGDPVALKDLLNYHILKNMQCAESITSGTPLETLQGTVLEVGCDGADMTLNGKAIIQKKDQLGTNGVIHYINELLIPDSAKTLLELAQGSAVTTATKLFVDAGLGSHLSGSEALTILTPQNEAFKEGVTMTGDLKKLLKNHILKEQLSSGSLYYGQELETLEGIKLRVFVYRNSLCIENSCIVAHDKIGRFGSMFTVDKVVTPPMGTIMDVLKADNRFSLLVGAIQTAGLTELMNQAGPHTVFAPTNDAFSALPKADLNKLMRNPKELASVLKYHMAKEILVSGGVGSHTRLKPLQGDKLELNMWRKERNQTVYINKVPVVEADLMATNGVVHAVGAIIKPLPPKVDREQADAPVSSMRTDSRIGVKNDDLFQKVRKSLSSRTMTRAQ; this is translated from the exons ATGCAGCACTTAACTTTATTGACTTTGGCGCTCACCTTGATTGCAACGATTTGTTTTGCAAAGTCACCCTATCAATCAGTTCTTCAGCACAGCAGAATAAGAGGCAGACAGCATGG ACCCAACGTGTGCGCGATGCAAAAGATACAGGGGACCGACAAGAAATATTTCACCAACTGCAAACAATGGTACCATCGCAAGATCTGCGGCAAGCCAAC GGTGATCAGCTATGAGTGTTGCCCCGGTTATGAGAAGCTTCCAGGAGAGAAGGGGT GTCCTGCTG CCTTGCCGTTAGTGAACATCTACAACACGCTGGGTGTGGTTGGAGCCGCCACCACTAAGATGTACTCAGAGAGGGCTCAGCTGAGGGAGGAGATCGAGGGACCAGGGAGCTTCACCTTTTTCGCTCCCAGCAACCAGGCCTGGGCGGCCCTACCCAAT GAAATCCTGGATGCTCTGGTGAGCAACGTGAATATTGAGCTGCTCAACGCACTCCACTACCACATGGTGAACCGCCGTTTGACCTCTGAGGACCTGAAGCATGGATCTGCCTTCCCCTCCATGTACCAAGACTTCAACGTTCACATCCACCACTACCCCAACGGA ATTGTAACAGTGAACTGTGCTCGTCTGGTGAAAACAGACCAGCATGCGACCAACGGGATCGTGCACGTCGTGGACAGAGTCATCACCGCGGTTACCAACGACGTGCACACTTTCATCGACACCGATGATGATCTGGAGACTCTTCGT actgctgttgctgctgctggtcTGACCCAAATGCTCGAGAGCGATGGTCACTACACGGTGTTCGCTCCAACCAACGAAGCCTTCGAGAAGATCCCTCCTGAAATGCTCAACAGGATCCTGGGAGACCCCGTGGCTCTGAAAG ACCTGCTGAACTACCACATCCTGAAGAACATGCAGTGTGCAGAGTCCATCACATCTGGTACTCCCCTGGAGACCCTACAGGGGACTGTTCTAGAGGTGGGCTGTGATGGGGCTGACATGACCCTCAACGGGAAGGCCATCATCCAGAAGAAAGATCAGCTGGGGACCAACGGAGTTATCCACTACATCAACGAGCTCCTCATCCCAGACTCAG CTAAGACTTTGTTGGAGCTGGCCCAGGGATCTGCCGTTACCACAGCAACCAAGCTGTTTGTTGATGCTGGTCTTGGCTCCCACCTTTCTGGCTCAGAGGCTCTGACCATCCTGACCCCTCAGAATGAAGCTTTCAAAG AGGGTGTGACAATGACTGGTGACCTGAAGAAGCTGTTGAAGAACCACATCCTGAAGGAGCAGCTGTCTTCAGGGTCACTGTACTACGGACAAGAGCTAGAGACTCTGGAAGGAATCAAACTCCGAGTGTTCGTCTACCGTAAC AGCCTGTGCATTGAGAACTCCTGTATCGTTGCCCACGACAAGATTGGCCGTTTCGGTAGCATGTTCACAGTCGACAAGGTCGTGACTCCCCCAATGGGCACCATCATGGATGTCCTGAAGGCTGATAACCGATTCAG TCTGTTGGTCGGTGCCATCCAGACGGCTGGCTTGACAGAGCTGATGAACCAGGCCGGTCCCCATACCGTGTTCGCTCCCACCAACGATGCTTTCAGCGCCTTGCCAAAGGCTGACCTCAACAAACTCATGC GTAACCCCAAGGAGCTGGCCAGTGTGTTGAAGTACCACATGGCTAAAGAGATTCTGGTCAGTGGAGGAGTGGGCTCCCATACCAGACTGAAGCCTCTGCAGGGAGACAAGCTGGAGCTGAACATG TGGAGAAAAGAG aggaaccagaccgtgtaCATCAACAAGGTCCCAGTGGTTGAAGCCGACTTGATGGCCACCAATGGAGTTGTCCACGCTGTGGGAGCCATCATAAAGCCACTGC cTCCTAAGGTTGACAGGGAACAGGCTGATGCCCCCGTCTCTTCCATGAGA ACGGACTCAAGAATCGGAGTCAAAAATG ATGATCTCTTCCAGAAGGTCAGGAAAAGTCTCTCCAGCAGGACGATGACTCGCGCCCAGTAA
- the smad5 gene encoding mothers against decapentaplegic homolog 5 (The RefSeq protein has 1 frameshift compared to this genomic sequence) encodes MTSMSSLFSFTSPAVKRLLGWKQGDEEEKWAEKAVDALVKKLKKKKGAMEDLEKALSSPGQPSKCVTIPRSLDGRLQVSHRKGLPHVIYCRVWRWPDLQSHHELKPLEVCEYPFGSKQKEVCINPYHYKRVESPVLPPVLVPRHSEFNPQHSLLVQFRNMTHNEPHMPVNATFPESFQQHSGGSGSSFPISPNSPYPPSPASSGGVGTYPNSPASSGPSSPFQLPADTPPPAYMPPDEQMGQEGSMETSSSGPRNMPSGDVQPVEYEEPSHWCSIVYYELNNRVGEAYHASSTSVLVDGFTDPSNNKNRFCLGLLSNVNRNSTIENTRRHIGKGVHLYYVGGEVYAECLSDTSIFVQSRNCNYHHGFHPTTVCKIPSGCSLKIFNNQEFAQLLAQSVNHGFEAVYELTKMCTIRMSFVKGWGAEYHRQDVTSTPCWIEVHLHGPLQWLDKVLTQMGSPLNPISSVS; translated from the exons ATGACCTCTATGTCCAGCCTCTTCTCCTTCACCAGTCCAGCTGTGAAGCGTCTGCTGGGGTGGAAGCAGGGCGACGAGGAGGAGAAATGGGCTGAGAAGGCTGTTGACGCCCTggtcaagaaactgaagaaaaA GAAGGGAGCCATGGAGGACCTGGAGAAAGCCCTCAGCAGCCCAGGACAGCCCa GTAAGTGTGTGACCATCCCTCGGTCTCTGGACGGTCGTCTCCAGGTGTCTCACAGGAAGGGGCTCCCCCACGTAATCTACTGCAGAGTGTGGAGGTGGCCTGACCTACAGTCTCACCATGAGCTCAAGCCTCTGGAGGTGTGTGAATACCCCTTTGGCTCCAAGCAGAAGGAGGTCTGCATTAACCCCTACCACTAcaagagagtagagagcccag TGCTGCCTCCGGTTTTGGTGCCTCGCCACAGTGAGTTCAACCCCCAACACAGCCTCCTGGTCCAGTTCAGGAACATGACTCACAACGAGCCCCACATGCCCGTGAACGCCACCTTCCCAGAGTCCTTCCAGCAGCACAGCGGGGGCAGCGGCTCCTCTTTCCCAATCTCCCCCAACTccccctaccctccctccccaGCCTCCAGTGGCGGGGTGGGCACCTACCCCAACTCTCCTGCCAGCTCTGGACCCTCCAGCCCTTTCCAGCTTCCAG CTGATACCCCACCCCCGGCTTACATGCCCCCTGATGAGCAGATGGGACAGGAGGGGTCCATGGAGACCAGCAGCAGCGGCCCCAGGAACATGCCTAGTGGGG aTGTGCAGCCAGTGGAGTATGAGGAACCGAGCCACTGGTGCAGTATTGTGTACTATGAGTTGAACAACAGAGTGGGTGAGGCCTACCATGCTTCTTCTACCAGCGTCCTGGTGGACGGCTTCACCGACCCCTCCAACAACAAGAACCGCTTCTGCCTGGGGTTGCTCTCCAACGTCAACCGTAACTCAACCATAGAGAACACACGCCGCCACATCGGCAAAG GGGTCCACTTGTACTATGTAGGAGGTGAGGTGTATGCTGAGTGTCTGAGTGACACCAGTATCTTCGTTCAGAGCCGGAACTGTAACTACCATCATGGTTTCCACCCCACCACGGTGTGCAAGATCCCTAGTGGCTGCAGTCTGAAGATCTTTAACAACCAGGAATTTGCTCAGCTACTGGCCCAGTCTGTGAACCATGGCTTTGAGGCTGTCTACGAACTGACCAAGATGTGCACCATCCGCATGAGCTTTGTGAAG GGCTGGGGAGCTGAGTATCACCGACAAGATGTCACCAGTACCCCTTGTTGGATAGAAGTTCATCTTCACGGCCCTCTGCAGTGGCTG